In the Geobacter sp. FeAm09 genome, one interval contains:
- a CDS encoding enoyl-CoA hydratase/isomerase family protein, with the protein MEFKNLLMETVDNVATLTVNRPRSLNSLTGEVLGELECALYGLDRDAGVRAVVLTGAGERAFVAGADIKEMAGMNALEGHAFARKGQGVMLLMNRMNKPVIAAVNGYALGGGLELALACDFIYAAATARFGFPEVTLGIMPGFGGTQNLARLIGPNRANEMIFTGTMLDADQARAWGIVNRVFPPEELLAKARETARAIARVAPLGVSGAKDAIANGLNMGKEDGFRYEAALFGVLFATEDQREGMGAFVEKRQAAFTGK; encoded by the coding sequence ATGGAATTTAAGAACCTGCTGATGGAAACCGTTGACAACGTGGCCACCCTGACCGTCAACCGTCCCCGGAGCCTCAACTCCCTCACGGGCGAGGTGCTGGGCGAGCTGGAATGCGCCCTGTACGGCCTGGACCGGGATGCGGGCGTCAGGGCGGTGGTGCTGACCGGTGCCGGAGAGCGGGCCTTCGTGGCCGGTGCCGACATCAAGGAAATGGCCGGGATGAACGCCCTCGAGGGCCACGCCTTTGCCCGGAAGGGGCAGGGGGTGATGCTGCTCATGAACAGGATGAACAAGCCGGTCATCGCGGCGGTCAACGGCTACGCCCTGGGGGGCGGGCTGGAACTGGCCCTGGCCTGCGATTTCATCTACGCCGCCGCCACGGCCCGGTTCGGTTTCCCCGAGGTGACCCTGGGGATCATGCCCGGTTTCGGCGGCACCCAGAACCTGGCCCGCCTGATCGGCCCCAACCGGGCCAACGAGATGATCTTCACCGGCACGATGCTGGACGCCGACCAGGCCCGGGCCTGGGGGATCGTCAACCGGGTATTTCCCCCGGAGGAGCTTCTGGCCAAGGCCCGGGAAACGGCCCGGGCCATCGCCCGGGTCGCCCCGCTGGGGGTGAGCGGCGCCAAGGACGCCATCGCCAACGGCCTGAACATGGGCAAGGAGGACGGGTTCCGCTACGAGGCGGCCCTGTTCGGCGTGCTCTTTGCCACCGAGGACCAGCGGGAGGGCATGGGAGCTTTTGTGGAGAAGCGCCAGGCGGCGTTTACGGGGAAATAG
- a CDS encoding Hsp20/alpha crystallin family protein produces the protein MALVKYNPLRELRTMQEQMNRLLNVSWNHDISGEDTREGIWQPAVDIYETEDAIVIKAEVPDVDQKDIDVRIEDNTLILKGERKHEGSVKKENYHRIERYFGSFQRSFSLPATIDQEHVAATCDKGILNIVLPKKEETKPKQINIEVK, from the coding sequence ATGGCACTGGTCAAATACAACCCGCTCAGGGAGTTGCGCACCATGCAGGAGCAGATGAATCGGCTGTTGAACGTCTCCTGGAACCATGACATTTCCGGTGAGGATACCCGCGAGGGGATCTGGCAGCCGGCGGTGGACATCTACGAGACGGAGGATGCCATCGTCATCAAGGCCGAGGTGCCGGACGTGGACCAGAAGGACATCGATGTGCGCATCGAGGACAATACCCTGATCCTCAAGGGGGAGCGCAAGCACGAAGGGTCGGTCAAAAAGGAGAACTATCACCGCATCGAGCGCTATTTCGGCTCATTCCAGCGCAGCTTCAGCCTGCCGGCGACCATCGACCAGGAGCATGTGGCGGCCACCTGCGACAAGGGCATCCTGAACATCGTCCTCCCGAAAAAGGAGGAGACCAAACCGAAACAGATCAACATCGAGGTCAAATAA
- a CDS encoding hydrolase, whose protein sequence is MSVKDRFFLERDKALLVVIDVQEKLCLAMDDKILHKLTRNIAILLETARELGIPALITEQYVKGLGPTLPELREKAADADYFEKMAFSCCGSADFMDKLKATGRTQIIVTGMETHVCVLQTVIELRDAGFEVHVVRDAVMSRSKRNWQIAAEAMTLTGAVPTCTESVLFQLLKIAGTEEFKKLSKLVR, encoded by the coding sequence ATGTCGGTAAAGGACAGATTCTTTCTGGAGCGCGACAAGGCTCTGCTGGTGGTGATCGATGTCCAGGAGAAGCTCTGCCTGGCCATGGACGACAAGATCCTCCACAAACTGACCAGGAATATCGCCATTCTGCTGGAAACCGCCCGGGAATTGGGGATACCGGCGCTCATCACCGAACAGTACGTCAAGGGGCTGGGACCCACCCTGCCGGAGTTGCGGGAAAAGGCCGCGGACGCGGACTATTTCGAGAAGATGGCCTTCAGTTGCTGCGGCAGCGCCGATTTCATGGACAAGCTCAAGGCCACCGGCCGCACCCAGATCATCGTCACCGGCATGGAGACCCACGTCTGCGTGCTGCAAACCGTCATCGAACTGCGCGACGCCGGCTTCGAGGTCCACGTGGTCAGGGACGCGGTCATGAGCCGCAGCAAACGCAACTGGCAGATCGCCGCCGAAGCCATGACCCTCACCGGCGCGGTGCCCACCTGCACCGAATCGGTCCTGTTCCAGCTCCTGAAGATCGCGGGAACGGAAGAGTTCAAGAAATTGTCCAAACTGGTGCGGTAA
- a CDS encoding DUF2238 domain-containing protein, translating to MTTVLPPKCREPRLLLVATLAALAVSAIRPHDYTTWLLEVAPILVGLPLLMVSYRRFPLTPLLYRLLFVHALILMVGGHYTYAEVPLGFWMKDLFGFARNHYDRIGHLAQGFVPAILAREILLRRSPLVPGKWLTFLTICVCMTVSVFYEFIEWWSAVIGGEAADAFLGTQGDVWDTQWDMFMCLIGATASLTLLSRVHDRILAARFPGGFGDLRKQ from the coding sequence GTGACGACCGTGCTCCCCCCAAAGTGCCGCGAGCCGCGGCTACTGCTGGTCGCCACCCTGGCGGCCCTGGCCGTTTCCGCCATCCGCCCCCACGACTACACCACCTGGCTCCTGGAGGTCGCCCCGATCCTGGTCGGGCTGCCGCTCCTGATGGTCAGCTATCGCCGTTTTCCCCTTACCCCGCTCCTCTACCGGCTCCTCTTTGTCCATGCCCTGATCCTGATGGTCGGCGGCCACTACACCTACGCCGAGGTGCCGCTGGGATTCTGGATGAAGGACCTCTTCGGCTTTGCCCGCAACCACTACGACCGCATCGGCCACCTTGCCCAGGGCTTTGTCCCGGCCATCCTGGCGCGGGAAATCCTGCTCCGCCGGTCGCCGCTCGTACCGGGGAAGTGGCTCACCTTCCTGACGATCTGCGTCTGCATGACCGTCAGCGTTTTTTACGAGTTCATCGAATGGTGGAGCGCCGTCATCGGCGGTGAGGCCGCGGATGCCTTTCTCGGAACCCAGGGGGATGTGTGGGACACCCAGTGGGACATGTTCATGTGCCTTATCGGCGCGACCGCATCGCTGACCCTCCTGAGCAGGGTGCATGACCGCATTCTGGCCGCCCGTTTTCCGGGGGGCTTCGGTGATCTGCGCAAACAGTGA
- a CDS encoding molybdenum cofactor biosynthesis protein MoaE, with translation MVRMTTEPIDPAKIYDLITTTNAGSVVVHYAVVKPMAGVGGTTSYIDYAANGDTEAELRDMAAGLTAEFALEDALLIRRTGRLRVGDIISLAAVSSPNSGDAFEACKEAISRLKKMNTIVKTEICG, from the coding sequence ATGGTCAGAATGACAACCGAGCCTATCGATCCTGCAAAGATCTACGACCTGATAACCACGACCAATGCCGGTTCGGTCGTGGTCCACTATGCCGTAGTGAAACCCATGGCGGGGGTTGGCGGGACCACGAGCTACATCGACTATGCCGCAAACGGCGATACCGAGGCGGAACTGCGCGACATGGCCGCCGGGCTGACCGCGGAATTCGCCCTGGAAGATGCCCTCCTGATCCGGCGCACCGGCCGGCTCCGCGTCGGCGACATCATCTCGCTCGCAGCCGTCAGCTCCCCCAACAGCGGCGATGCCTTCGAAGCCTGCAAAGAGGCCATAAGCCGGCTGAAGAAGATGAACACCATCGTCAAGACCGAGATTTGCGGCTGA
- a CDS encoding DoxX family protein — MTTTKKLILFQTDAGWPGLVLRIMLGVAMFPHGAQKLFGWFGGHGLSATIAMFADNMHIPAPLTILVVLGESLGAVGLVFGLLTRVAAFGILSSMVGAAALVTWPNGFFMNWFGKQAGEGIEYHLLAIAISVALLIGGGGRWSVDRLIASARRKTR; from the coding sequence ATGACAACGACAAAAAAATTGATCTTGTTTCAAACGGATGCCGGGTGGCCGGGGCTGGTGCTGCGGATCATGTTAGGCGTGGCGATGTTCCCCCACGGAGCTCAAAAGCTCTTTGGCTGGTTCGGCGGGCATGGTTTGAGCGCCACGATTGCCATGTTTGCCGATAACATGCATATTCCGGCACCGCTCACTATTCTGGTCGTTCTCGGGGAATCGCTGGGGGCGGTGGGATTGGTATTCGGCCTCTTAACCCGCGTGGCCGCATTCGGAATATTGTCCAGCATGGTCGGTGCCGCCGCGCTGGTCACGTGGCCGAACGGCTTTTTCATGAACTGGTTCGGCAAACAGGCCGGCGAGGGCATCGAGTACCATCTCCTTGCCATTGCCATCAGCGTTGCGCTACTCATCGGCGGCGGCGGACGCTGGTCCGTCGACCGGCTCATTGCGTCCGCGCGACGGAAAACGAGGTAG
- a CDS encoding sigma-54 dependent transcriptional regulator, translating into MPLNRILVADDEESMRWVLSKALKRKGFAVDLAHDGRQALSLVQDNSYDLAILDIKMPGISGLDLLDKIRELKSDLLVVIMTAEASMKNAVEAMKRGAYDYITKPFDLDVIDAIIEKVGRAREIAGQVTLLKQELKERYQVEKNIIGNSPAMREVYKTIGKVAGSDVTILVQGESGTGKELVARAVHFNSRRLGKPFVAINCAAIPKELLESELFGFEKGAFTGAVERKLGKFEQANQGTLFLDEIGDMPLDLQAKILRVLQEREITRTGGNQSIPVDVRIVAATNQELIEKVRQKEFREDLFYRLNVVPINLVPLRERREDIPQLVQYFLGRTCAELDISDKQCTDEAMAVLTAHSWPGNVRELENTIKRAVILSSDPLLTPRDFEGLEPLSGGQPAPAHDASLESIVDVKLRSCMNGIEKLEKGDIHAMVLEQVERPLIRFILEKTRWNQVKAADILGINRNTLRKKINDLGIELKRD; encoded by the coding sequence ATGCCGTTAAACAGAATCCTGGTGGCCGATGACGAAGAGAGCATGCGCTGGGTCCTTTCAAAGGCCCTGAAACGGAAAGGGTTCGCGGTGGACCTGGCCCACGACGGCCGGCAGGCGCTCTCCCTGGTCCAGGACAACAGCTACGACCTGGCGATTCTCGACATCAAGATGCCCGGCATCAGCGGCCTCGATCTGCTGGACAAGATCCGCGAACTGAAGAGCGACCTGCTGGTGGTCATCATGACCGCCGAGGCCAGCATGAAGAACGCGGTGGAGGCCATGAAGCGGGGGGCCTACGATTACATCACCAAGCCGTTCGACCTTGACGTGATCGACGCCATCATCGAGAAGGTGGGCCGCGCCCGCGAGATTGCCGGCCAGGTCACCCTGCTCAAGCAGGAGCTCAAGGAGCGCTACCAGGTCGAGAAGAACATCATCGGCAACTCGCCCGCCATGCGCGAGGTCTACAAGACTATCGGCAAGGTGGCGGGCAGCGACGTCACCATCCTGGTCCAGGGGGAGTCGGGGACCGGCAAGGAACTGGTGGCGCGGGCCGTCCATTTCAATTCGCGCCGCCTGGGCAAGCCGTTCGTCGCCATCAACTGCGCCGCCATCCCCAAGGAGCTTTTGGAAAGCGAGCTGTTCGGCTTTGAAAAGGGGGCCTTCACCGGCGCCGTGGAACGCAAGCTGGGCAAGTTCGAGCAGGCCAACCAGGGAACGCTCTTCCTGGACGAGATCGGCGACATGCCGCTCGACCTGCAGGCCAAGATCCTCCGCGTCCTCCAGGAACGGGAGATCACCCGCACCGGCGGCAACCAGAGCATCCCGGTGGACGTGCGGATCGTGGCCGCCACGAACCAGGAACTGATCGAAAAGGTCCGCCAGAAGGAGTTCCGCGAGGATCTCTTCTACCGGCTGAACGTCGTTCCCATCAACCTGGTCCCCTTGCGGGAGCGGCGGGAGGATATCCCCCAGCTCGTGCAGTACTTCCTGGGCCGGACCTGCGCCGAACTGGACATCAGCGACAAGCAGTGCACCGACGAGGCCATGGCGGTGCTGACCGCCCACTCCTGGCCCGGCAACGTGCGGGAACTGGAAAACACCATCAAGCGCGCCGTCATCCTCTCCAGCGACCCGCTCTTGACTCCCCGGGACTTCGAAGGGCTCGAACCGCTCTCCGGGGGGCAGCCGGCCCCGGCCCACGACGCCTCCCTGGAGTCGATCGTGGACGTGAAGCTGCGTTCCTGCATGAACGGCATCGAAAAGCTGGAAAAGGGTGACATCCATGCCATGGTGCTGGAACAGGTGGAACGCCCCCTGATCCGCTTCATCCTGGAGAAGACCCGCTGGAACCAGGTCAAGGCGGCGGATATCCTCGGCATCAACCGCAACACGCTGCGCAAGAAGATCAACGACCTGGGCATCGAGCTGAAACGGGATTAA
- a CDS encoding nitrogen regulation protein NR(II), protein MPTTDNIAEQGSYPGDYYATVLDSVGDGVIVVDRSGVITLCNPAAEEITGFSRRQATGASFDKLFALEKTLVEMVQKTTQTGITISDHENVVVRSTGKVKPVAATCYPLMLGTGENIGTILSLKDITYIRELEAAVRQADRLSTIGTLAAGLAHEVKNPLGGIKGAAQLLERELDAGSELLDYTRVMIRETERIDHIIRELLELASPRGLKLGPVNLHKVLGDILLLQKQAVTGRDITFNKHFDPSIPPIMADEEMLTRLFLNLICNAIDALQETGQLTVASRVLSDYRMAQNDRRSRMVAVEIADDGPGIPAEDLENIWTPFFSTKSSGTGLGLAICHKIVAEHRGMIKVESDAVHGTKFTVLLPLVQ, encoded by the coding sequence ATGCCCACGACTGACAACATCGCCGAACAAGGCAGCTATCCGGGCGATTACTACGCCACCGTGCTCGACAGCGTCGGCGACGGCGTGATCGTCGTGGACCGCAGCGGCGTGATCACGCTGTGCAACCCGGCCGCCGAGGAGATCACCGGGTTTTCCCGGCGCCAGGCCACGGGTGCCAGCTTCGACAAGCTCTTCGCCCTGGAAAAGACCCTGGTGGAGATGGTCCAGAAGACCACCCAGACCGGCATCACCATCTCGGATCACGAGAACGTGGTGGTCCGCTCCACCGGCAAGGTCAAGCCGGTGGCCGCCACCTGCTACCCGCTCATGCTGGGGACCGGCGAGAATATCGGCACCATCCTGTCCCTCAAGGACATCACGTATATCCGCGAACTGGAGGCGGCGGTCCGGCAGGCCGACCGGCTCTCCACCATAGGGACACTGGCGGCCGGCCTGGCCCACGAGGTGAAGAACCCCCTGGGAGGGATCAAGGGGGCGGCCCAACTCCTGGAGCGGGAACTGGACGCCGGCAGCGAACTGCTGGATTACACCCGGGTGATGATCCGCGAAACCGAGCGTATCGACCACATCATCCGCGAACTGCTGGAACTTGCCTCGCCGCGGGGGCTCAAGCTGGGGCCGGTCAACCTGCACAAGGTGCTGGGCGACATCCTCCTGCTGCAAAAGCAGGCCGTAACCGGGCGCGACATCACCTTCAACAAGCATTTCGACCCCAGCATCCCCCCGATCATGGCCGATGAGGAGATGCTGACCCGGCTGTTCCTGAACCTGATCTGCAATGCCATCGACGCCTTGCAGGAGACCGGGCAGTTGACGGTGGCGAGCCGGGTGCTGTCGGACTACCGCATGGCCCAGAACGACCGCCGCTCCCGCATGGTCGCCGTGGAGATCGCCGATGACGGCCCCGGCATCCCGGCCGAGGACCTGGAGAACATCTGGACGCCGTTTTTCAGCACCAAATCGTCGGGCACCGGCCTGGGGCTGGCCATCTGCCACAAGATCGTGGCGGAGCATCGCGGCATGATCAAGGTGGAATCCGATGCCGTCCACGGGACCAAGTTCACGGTGCTCCTGCCGCTGGTGCAATAA
- a CDS encoding transglutaminase family protein: MYPESDDLNDYLVSDAVIDWQTPAVREKALELTGSLPDEVAKARCLYEWVRDTIPHSHDAGLDVVTCTASEVLLHGTGICFAKSHLLAALLRAVGIPAGFCYQVLRLDPPVDNEPVLHGFNGIYLASLDRWIRVDARGNTKGIDAQFSVGKEQLAFAMDPEADEFIYEAIFAAPVESVVNRLRSYKSRSELWDDLPQCL, encoded by the coding sequence ATGTACCCTGAGTCGGACGATCTGAACGACTATCTGGTTTCCGATGCCGTTATCGACTGGCAGACCCCGGCTGTCCGGGAGAAGGCCCTGGAACTTACCGGGTCGTTGCCTGATGAGGTCGCCAAGGCCCGCTGTCTGTACGAATGGGTGCGGGACACCATTCCCCACTCCCATGACGCCGGCCTGGACGTGGTGACCTGCACGGCCAGCGAGGTGTTGCTGCACGGTACCGGAATCTGTTTTGCCAAAAGCCATCTCCTGGCCGCCCTGCTCCGGGCGGTCGGCATCCCGGCCGGTTTCTGCTACCAGGTGCTGCGGCTGGACCCGCCCGTGGACAACGAACCGGTGTTGCACGGCTTCAACGGCATCTACCTGGCGAGCCTCGACCGGTGGATTCGGGTCGATGCCCGGGGCAACACCAAGGGGATCGACGCCCAATTCAGCGTCGGGAAGGAGCAGCTCGCCTTTGCCATGGACCCGGAGGCGGACGAGTTCATCTACGAGGCGATCTTTGCGGCACCGGTGGAGAGCGTGGTCAACCGGCTGAGAAGCTACAAGAGCAGAAGCGAATTGTGGGACGATCTGCCCCAATGCCTGTGA
- the dusB gene encoding tRNA dihydrouridine synthase DusB, whose amino-acid sequence MLKPLKIGRLSLAHNVVLAPLAGITNLPFRLLCRRNGAALAFTEMVSVNGLVREGTNTLALLKSCPEDRPLGIQLFGDTPGSLAEAARMVAEYGELLDINMGCPVRKVVGTGAGSALLRDPAGIAAIVKAVRAATALPLTIKIRSGWHCGDDTYLEIGKIAEAEGCDAVTLHPRSRSQMFSGHADWSQIARLKESLAIPVIGSGDIFSADDCRAMMAETGCDGVMIARGALGNPWIFRQVLELEERGTVTPAGAAERADVIRRHLELFVRESGEAVAAREMKKHIGWYARGFAGAADIRREANSVRTVDDLFTLIERISGTPDDHHAHD is encoded by the coding sequence ATGCTGAAACCATTGAAAATCGGTAGACTCTCCCTGGCGCACAACGTTGTGCTTGCCCCTTTGGCCGGAATCACCAACCTGCCGTTCCGTCTCCTCTGCCGCCGCAATGGTGCCGCCCTCGCCTTCACCGAGATGGTAAGCGTCAACGGCTTGGTCCGCGAAGGCACGAACACCCTGGCCCTGCTCAAGAGCTGCCCGGAAGACCGCCCCTTGGGCATCCAGCTCTTCGGGGATACGCCCGGGAGCCTGGCGGAAGCCGCCCGCATGGTGGCGGAATACGGGGAACTGCTCGATATCAACATGGGATGCCCGGTCCGCAAGGTGGTCGGCACCGGCGCCGGCAGCGCCCTCTTGCGCGACCCGGCCGGCATTGCCGCCATCGTCAAGGCCGTGCGGGCCGCCACCGCCCTGCCGCTGACGATCAAGATCCGTTCCGGCTGGCATTGCGGGGACGACACCTATCTGGAAATCGGCAAAATCGCCGAGGCCGAGGGGTGCGACGCCGTGACCCTGCATCCCCGCAGCCGCTCCCAGATGTTCTCGGGACATGCCGACTGGAGCCAGATCGCCCGGCTCAAGGAGTCCCTGGCCATCCCGGTCATCGGCAGCGGGGATATCTTCAGCGCCGACGATTGCCGGGCCATGATGGCCGAAACCGGATGCGACGGGGTGATGATCGCCCGGGGCGCCCTCGGCAATCCCTGGATATTCCGGCAGGTCCTGGAGCTGGAGGAACGGGGGACCGTGACGCCGGCCGGCGCAGCCGAGCGGGCCGACGTCATTCGCCGGCACCTGGAGCTGTTCGTTCGGGAAAGCGGCGAGGCCGTGGCCGCCCGAGAGATGAAAAAGCACATCGGCTGGTATGCGCGCGGCTTCGCGGGGGCCGCGGATATCCGCCGGGAGGCCAATTCAGTCCGCACCGTCGATGATTTATTCACCCTGATCGAAAGGATATCCGGCACACCGGATGACCACCATGCCCACGACTGA
- a CDS encoding bestrophin family protein — MIVRERPSGLRLYFIFKGSMLQSIRWQLVSTVLVAAAVYLTHGMLFAIKITMTPIPFSLIGLALAIFLGFRNNASYERYWEGRKLWGELMIACRTVTRQMQTFVGGNDAAEARRRMAYRAIAFAHALRHHLRGSDPREEVGALLTAGERTSFEGAVNKPDFLVRRMAADLRGLADERAINPLYAARIDETLTSFATILAGCERIKQTPIPFSYTLLIHRTAYLYCFMLPFGLVDSIGFMTPFVVGLISYTFFGLDALGDEIAEPFGTLPNDLPLAGICRGIEISVREALGEEELPEALAPVDFCIL; from the coding sequence ATGATCGTACGCGAACGCCCCTCCGGGCTGCGCCTCTATTTCATCTTCAAGGGCTCCATGCTCCAGAGCATCCGCTGGCAACTGGTCAGCACCGTGCTGGTGGCCGCCGCCGTGTACCTGACCCACGGCATGCTGTTCGCCATCAAGATCACCATGACGCCGATCCCCTTCAGCCTTATCGGCCTGGCGCTCGCCATCTTTCTCGGTTTCCGCAACAATGCGAGTTACGAACGCTACTGGGAGGGGCGCAAGCTGTGGGGCGAGCTGATGATCGCCTGCCGTACCGTCACGCGGCAGATGCAGACCTTTGTTGGGGGGAATGACGCGGCTGAGGCGCGCCGCCGCATGGCATACCGCGCCATCGCCTTTGCCCACGCGCTCCGCCACCACCTGCGCGGATCAGACCCGCGGGAGGAGGTGGGCGCGCTGCTGACGGCAGGGGAACGCACGTCTTTCGAAGGAGCCGTTAACAAGCCGGATTTCCTGGTGCGCCGCATGGCCGCCGACCTGCGCGGCCTGGCCGATGAGCGGGCCATCAACCCGCTCTATGCCGCGCGCATCGACGAAACCCTGACGAGTTTTGCCACCATCCTGGCCGGCTGCGAGAGGATCAAGCAGACGCCGATCCCCTTTTCCTATACCCTGCTGATCCACCGCACGGCCTATCTTTACTGCTTCATGCTCCCCTTCGGGCTGGTGGACTCCATCGGCTTCATGACGCCGTTCGTCGTCGGCCTGATTTCCTACACCTTTTTCGGGCTCGATGCGTTGGGTGACGAGATTGCCGAGCCTTTCGGCACGTTGCCCAACGACCTGCCCCTGGCCGGGATTTGCCGCGGCATAGAAATCAGTGTCCGTGAGGCGCTGGGGGAGGAAGAGCTGCCCGAGGCGCTTGCGCCGGTTGATTTCTGCATCCTGTAG
- a CDS encoding TatA/E family twin arginine-targeting protein translocase — MFGIGMPELIIIMVIALIVIGPHKLPELAKSLGKGLAEFKRASEDFQRNIQEEARKTEEKVEPQEAVTPPAEPEHVAAAAPAEHDAVEKKDGAEAQNAAEKKDAPHA, encoded by the coding sequence ATGTTTGGAATCGGTATGCCGGAACTTATCATCATTATGGTCATCGCCCTGATCGTCATCGGGCCGCACAAACTGCCGGAACTGGCCAAGTCGTTGGGCAAGGGGCTGGCGGAGTTCAAGAGGGCCTCCGAGGACTTCCAGCGCAACATCCAGGAAGAGGCCCGCAAGACCGAGGAGAAGGTGGAGCCGCAGGAGGCGGTGACGCCGCCCGCCGAGCCCGAGCATGTGGCTGCGGCCGCGCCGGCCGAGCATGATGCCGTGGAAAAGAAGGATGGGGCTGAGGCACAGAATGCCGCGGAGAAAAAGGATGCCCCCCACGCCTGA